From the Gallaecimonas kandeliae genome, one window contains:
- a CDS encoding nuclear transport factor 2 family protein encodes MLAASLLLAATTQADPLPAGKGINIMTRYMKVFGELENTLLAAQLSGDSQRIGQLLDPLFEANFTSGAPSLHKPDMLKQKASARQWSLSSLKVYEVGPNAIAYLTLSARDASDRHLVDVWVPHGKDWQLRLRFESP; translated from the coding sequence ATGTTGGCAGCCAGCCTGTTGCTGGCTGCCACCACCCAGGCAGATCCCCTTCCCGCTGGGAAGGGGATCAACATCATGACGCGCTACATGAAAGTCTTCGGCGAGCTGGAAAACACCCTGCTGGCCGCCCAGCTGTCTGGCGACAGTCAGCGTATCGGCCAACTGCTGGATCCCCTCTTCGAGGCCAATTTCACCAGCGGAGCGCCGTCCCTGCACAAGCCTGACATGCTGAAGCAAAAAGCCAGCGCCCGGCAGTGGAGCCTCTCCAGCCTCAAGGTCTATGAGGTCGGGCCCAACGCCATCGCCTACCTGACCCTCTCTGCCCGCGACGCCAGCGACCGTCACCTGGTGGATGTCTGGGTTCCCCATGGCAAGGATTGGCAGCTGAGGCTGAGGTTTGAGTCCCCATGA
- the msrA gene encoding peptide-methionine (S)-S-oxide reductase MsrA, which yields MTVQAERAILAGGCFWGMQDLLRRYPGVISTRVGYSGGDIPNATYRNHGSHAEAIEVIFDPSQLSFRQLLEFFFQIHDPSTLNRQGNDVGTSYRSAIFYLSDEQQAIAEDTIADVDASGLWPGKAMTEVAPAGDFWEAEPEHQDYLERIPNGYTCHFVRPGWVLPKR from the coding sequence ATGACAGTACAAGCAGAGAGGGCCATTCTGGCCGGCGGCTGCTTCTGGGGCATGCAGGATCTGCTTCGCCGCTATCCCGGGGTGATCTCCACCCGGGTGGGCTACAGTGGTGGTGACATACCCAATGCCACCTACCGCAACCACGGCAGCCATGCCGAGGCCATCGAAGTGATCTTCGACCCCAGCCAGCTCAGCTTTCGCCAACTGCTGGAGTTTTTCTTCCAGATCCACGATCCCAGTACCCTCAACCGCCAGGGCAATGACGTCGGCACCAGTTACCGCTCCGCGATTTTCTACCTGAGCGATGAGCAGCAGGCCATTGCCGAAGACACCATAGCGGACGTGGACGCCTCCGGCCTTTGGCCGGGCAAGGCGATGACAGAGGTGGCGCCAGCGGGGGATTTCTGGGAAGCCGAACCAGAGCACCAGGATTACCTGGAGCGCATTCCTAATGGCTATACATGCCATTTCGTGAGACCTGGATGGGTGCTGCCCAAACGTTAA
- the lysS gene encoding lysine--tRNA ligase translates to MTEQNQSPELDLNEQLKVRKEKLDALRAKGNAFPNRFRKDSHAQALQDKYGEVSKEALAEAEPVRVKVAGRIMTRRIMGKASFATIQDGSGKIQVYVARDNLPEGFYNDEFKKWDLGDIIGAEGTLFKTNTGELSIQVDHIELLTKALRPLPDKFHGLSDQETRYRQRYLDLIANEESRRTFMVRSKIINAIRNFMTGSEFLEVETPMMHTIPGGASARPFVTHHNALDMELFLRIAPELYLKRLVVGGFEKVFEINRNFRNEGLSTRHNPEFTMMEFYWAYADYQDLMDFTEALLRHVAEDVLGTTAFHSQGVDYDFAKPFERLTMTQAIIKYRPDITEADLGDFDKAKAIAQSLGMKVSKTDGLGKLQTYIFEEVAEAQLIQPTFITAYPAEVSPLARRNDDNPFITDRFEFFVGGRELANGFSELNDAEDQAERFRSQVEAKEAGDDEAMFYDADYVTALEHGLPPTAGEGIGIDRLVMLLTDSASIRDVLLFPHMRHK, encoded by the coding sequence ATGACCGAACAGAACCAAAGCCCGGAACTGGACCTCAACGAACAGCTCAAAGTGCGCAAGGAAAAGCTCGACGCCCTGCGCGCCAAGGGCAACGCCTTCCCCAACCGCTTCCGCAAGGACAGCCACGCCCAGGCCCTGCAGGACAAATACGGTGAGGTTTCCAAGGAAGCCCTGGCCGAAGCCGAGCCGGTGCGGGTCAAAGTGGCTGGCCGGATCATGACTCGCCGTATCATGGGCAAGGCGAGCTTCGCCACCATCCAGGACGGCAGCGGCAAGATCCAGGTCTATGTGGCCCGCGACAACCTGCCCGAAGGCTTCTACAACGACGAGTTCAAGAAGTGGGATCTGGGCGACATCATCGGCGCCGAGGGTACCCTCTTCAAGACCAACACCGGCGAGCTGTCCATCCAGGTGGACCACATAGAGCTGCTGACCAAGGCCCTGCGCCCCCTGCCGGACAAGTTCCACGGCCTGTCCGACCAGGAGACCCGCTACCGCCAGCGTTACCTGGATCTCATCGCCAACGAAGAGTCCCGCAGGACCTTCATGGTGCGCTCCAAGATCATCAATGCCATCCGCAACTTCATGACCGGCAGCGAGTTCCTGGAAGTGGAAACCCCCATGATGCACACCATCCCCGGTGGTGCCTCTGCCCGGCCCTTCGTCACCCACCACAACGCCCTGGACATGGAGCTCTTCCTGCGCATCGCGCCCGAGCTCTACCTCAAGCGCCTGGTGGTCGGTGGTTTCGAGAAGGTGTTCGAGATCAACCGCAACTTCCGTAACGAAGGCCTGTCCACCCGCCACAACCCCGAGTTCACCATGATGGAGTTCTACTGGGCCTACGCGGACTACCAGGACCTGATGGACTTCACCGAGGCGCTGCTGCGTCACGTGGCTGAAGATGTGCTGGGCACCACCGCCTTCCACAGCCAAGGCGTGGACTACGACTTCGCCAAACCCTTCGAGCGCCTGACCATGACCCAGGCCATCATCAAGTACCGCCCCGACATCACGGAAGCGGACCTGGGTGACTTCGACAAGGCCAAGGCCATCGCACAATCCCTGGGCATGAAGGTCAGCAAGACCGACGGCCTCGGCAAGCTGCAGACCTACATCTTCGAAGAAGTGGCCGAAGCCCAGCTGATCCAGCCGACCTTCATCACCGCCTACCCGGCTGAGGTGAGCCCGCTGGCACGCCGCAACGACGACAACCCCTTCATCACCGACCGCTTCGAGTTCTTCGTGGGCGGCCGTGAGTTGGCCAACGGTTTCAGCGAGCTTAACGACGCCGAAGACCAGGCCGAGCGTTTCCGCTCCCAGGTGGAAGCCAAGGAAGCGGGTGACGACGAGGCCATGTTCTACGACGCCGACTACGTCACCGCCCTGGAGCACGGCCTGCCGCCGACGGCCGGTGAGGGCATCGGCATCGACCGCCTGGTGATGCTGCTGACCGACAGTGCCTCCATCCGCGATGTGCTGCTCTTCCCGCACATGCGCCACAAGTAA
- the recJ gene encoding single-stranded-DNA-specific exonuclease RecJ: MPKITRRIIEAAPTDWPLPPLLARIYRSRGVQSLAELEKGAKALAPFDSLKGMAEAVRLLAAALEAQKRILIVGDFDADGATSSALCLLALKALGAEQVDFLVPNRFEYGYGLSPEIVAVAVERGAELLITVDNGISSIEGVAAAKAAGMAVLVTDHHLPGERLPDADAMVNPNLEGCAFPSKALAGVGVAFYLMLALRAKLRESGWFADGAAPGRTEPNLAELLDIVALGTVADVVPLDANNRILVHQGLNRIRARRCRPGILALCEVAGREPARLVASDLGFFLGPRLNAAGRLDEMSLGVSLLATDDLHQARLIAARLDSLNRERREIESSMQQEALAELGKIELGEVPAGIALYREDWHQGVIGILASRIKERFHRPVFAFAPANDTELKGSGRSIPGLHLRDLLDELDTANPGLILKFGGHAMAAGLSIRPTDFERFNAAFQAVAELKLEPHMLTGEILSDGELLPTEFNLETAQLLRDGGPWGQAFPEPVFDGHFKVVSQRLVGQKHLKLVLSPSGGEPMLDAIHFNADLNLWPNPAIQWVRAAFKLDINEYKGRQSVQLLVDHLEQA, from the coding sequence ATGCCAAAAATCACCAGAAGAATCATAGAGGCAGCGCCGACCGATTGGCCCTTGCCGCCGTTGCTGGCTCGTATCTACCGGAGCCGGGGCGTTCAGAGCCTGGCCGAGCTGGAAAAAGGGGCCAAGGCCTTGGCCCCCTTTGACAGCCTCAAGGGCATGGCCGAAGCGGTCAGGCTGCTGGCCGCCGCCTTGGAAGCCCAGAAGCGTATCCTCATCGTCGGCGATTTCGACGCCGACGGCGCCACCAGTTCGGCCCTCTGCCTGCTGGCACTCAAGGCCCTGGGGGCAGAGCAGGTGGACTTCCTGGTGCCCAACCGCTTCGAATACGGCTACGGCCTGTCCCCCGAGATAGTGGCGGTGGCGGTGGAACGGGGCGCCGAGCTGCTCATCACCGTGGACAACGGCATCTCCAGCATAGAGGGGGTGGCGGCGGCCAAGGCCGCAGGCATGGCGGTGCTGGTCACAGACCACCACCTGCCCGGGGAACGGCTGCCGGACGCCGACGCCATGGTCAACCCCAACCTCGAAGGCTGCGCCTTCCCCTCCAAGGCCCTGGCCGGGGTCGGGGTGGCCTTCTACCTGATGCTGGCCCTGCGGGCCAAGCTGCGGGAGAGCGGCTGGTTTGCCGACGGTGCCGCGCCCGGCCGTACCGAGCCCAACCTGGCGGAGCTGCTGGACATAGTGGCGCTGGGTACAGTGGCGGACGTGGTGCCGCTCGACGCCAACAACCGCATCCTGGTGCACCAGGGCCTGAACCGTATCCGTGCCCGCCGCTGCCGCCCGGGCATCTTGGCGCTGTGCGAAGTGGCGGGCCGTGAGCCGGCCCGGCTGGTGGCCAGCGATCTCGGCTTTTTCCTGGGGCCGCGCCTCAACGCCGCCGGCCGCCTGGACGAGATGTCCCTGGGGGTCAGCCTGCTGGCCACCGACGATCTGCATCAGGCCAGGCTCATCGCCGCCCGCCTCGACAGCCTCAACCGCGAGCGCCGGGAGATAGAGTCGTCCATGCAGCAGGAGGCCCTGGCCGAGCTCGGCAAGATAGAGCTGGGCGAGGTGCCGGCCGGCATCGCCCTCTACCGGGAGGACTGGCACCAGGGAGTGATCGGCATTTTGGCGTCCCGCATCAAGGAACGCTTCCACAGGCCCGTGTTCGCCTTCGCCCCGGCAAATGATACCGAGCTCAAGGGCTCTGGCCGCTCCATTCCCGGCCTGCACCTGCGTGACTTGCTGGACGAGCTGGACACCGCCAACCCCGGCCTTATCTTGAAGTTCGGCGGCCATGCCATGGCGGCGGGGCTCTCCATCAGGCCGACTGATTTCGAGCGCTTCAACGCTGCCTTCCAGGCCGTGGCTGAGCTCAAACTCGAGCCCCATATGCTGACCGGCGAGATCCTCTCCGACGGCGAGCTGTTGCCCACCGAGTTCAACCTGGAGACGGCCCAGCTGCTGCGTGACGGTGGCCCCTGGGGCCAGGCCTTCCCCGAGCCGGTGTTCGATGGCCACTTCAAGGTGGTGAGCCAGCGGCTGGTGGGCCAGAAGCATTTGAAACTGGTGCTGAGCCCGAGTGGCGGCGAGCCCATGCTGGACGCCATCCACTTCAACGCCGACCTGAACCTCTGGCCCAATCCGGCTATCCAATGGGTACGGGCGGCCTTCAAGCTGGACATCAACGAGTACAAGGGCCGCCAGTCGGTGCAGTTATTGGTGGATCACCTGGAACAGGCCTAG
- the dsbC gene encoding bifunctional protein-disulfide isomerase/oxidoreductase DsbC gives MNKLKWGALLLALVATGASASDADIKKKVEEGLGVKVESVKATPVKGLFEVVAANNVIYASEDGNYVLSGSLFSLKGKQVTSLTQQRLDDIRLAAIKPFEKSMIVFPAKKQKHVVTVFTDTDCGYCQRLHSHMKEYNDLGITVRYLAFPRAGLNSSSADKLESVWCAKDQQAAMNMAKTRHQVPPLQCANNPVPAHYKLGRELNVNGTPALILDNGAMVPGYLDPQRLEQALDHE, from the coding sequence ATGAACAAGCTGAAGTGGGGCGCCCTGCTGCTGGCCCTGGTGGCAACAGGGGCCTCTGCATCCGACGCCGACATCAAGAAGAAGGTCGAGGAAGGCCTGGGGGTCAAGGTGGAGAGCGTCAAGGCCACCCCGGTCAAGGGTCTCTTTGAGGTGGTGGCGGCCAACAACGTCATCTATGCCTCCGAAGACGGCAACTATGTGCTGTCGGGCAGCCTGTTCAGCCTCAAGGGCAAGCAGGTCACCAGCCTGACCCAGCAGCGCCTGGACGACATCCGCCTGGCGGCCATCAAGCCCTTTGAAAAATCCATGATCGTCTTCCCGGCCAAGAAACAGAAGCACGTGGTCACCGTCTTTACCGACACCGACTGCGGCTACTGCCAGCGCCTGCACTCCCACATGAAGGAGTACAACGATCTGGGCATTACCGTGCGTTACCTGGCCTTCCCCCGTGCCGGCCTGAACTCCAGCTCGGCCGACAAGCTTGAGTCCGTCTGGTGCGCCAAGGACCAGCAGGCCGCCATGAACATGGCCAAGACCCGCCACCAGGTACCGCCCCTGCAGTGCGCCAACAACCCTGTGCCGGCCCACTACAAGCTGGGCCGCGAACTGAACGTCAACGGCACCCCGGCCCTGATCCTCGACAACGGCGCCATGGTGCCCGGTTACCTGGATCCCCAGCGCCTGGAGCAGGCCCTGGACCACGAGTAA
- a CDS encoding nuclear transport factor 2 family protein, with protein MTRYMKVFGELENTLLAAQLSGDSQRIGQLLDPLFEANFTSGAPSLHKPDMLKQKAGTRQWSLSSLKVYEVGPNAIAYLTLSARDASDRHLVDVWVPHGKDWQLRVRFESH; from the coding sequence ATGACCCGCTACATGAAGGTCTTCGGCGAGCTGGAAAACACCCTGCTGGCCGCCCAGCTGTCTGGCGACAGTCAGCGTATCGGCCAACTTCTGGATCCCCTCTTCGAGGCCAATTTCACCAGCGGAGCGCCTTCCCTGCACAAGCCTGACATGCTGAAGCAAAAAGCCGGCACCCGGCAGTGGAGCCTCTCCAGCCTCAAGGTCTATGAGGTCGGCCCCAATGCCATCGCCTACCTGACGCTTTCAGCCCGTGACGCCAGTGACCGCCACCTGGTGGATGTCTGGGTTCCCCATGGCAAGGACTGGCAATTGCGCGTGCGCTTCGAATCCCATTGA
- a CDS encoding nuclear transport factor 2 family protein has translation MRTVLLITKPLLLAACLLGPAALAQSDPLPGGKGVNVMTRYMKVFGELENRLLAAQLSGDGEHLGQLLDPLFEANFASGATLYRPEMLKQQSQHQWSLSSLKVYEVGPNAIAYLTLSARDASDRHLVDVWVPKGKDWQLRVRFESP, from the coding sequence ATGCGCACTGTCCTACTGATAACCAAGCCGCTGCTGTTGGCGGCCTGCCTTTTGGGGCCTGCCGCCCTGGCTCAAAGCGATCCCCTTCCCGGTGGGAAGGGGGTCAATGTGATGACCCGCTACATGAAAGTCTTCGGTGAGCTGGAAAACCGCCTGCTGGCCGCGCAACTGTCTGGCGACGGTGAGCATCTCGGCCAGCTGCTGGACCCGCTCTTCGAGGCCAACTTCGCCAGCGGCGCCACGCTGTACAGGCCCGAGATGCTGAAACAGCAGAGCCAGCACCAATGGAGCCTCTCCAGCCTCAAGGTGTACGAGGTGGGGCCCAATGCCATCGCCTACCTGACCCTGTCCGCCCGCGACGCCAGCGACCGCCACCTGGTGGATGTCTGGGTGCCCAAGGGTAAGGACTGGCAGCTGCGGGTACGCTTCGAGTCCCCGTGA
- the prfB gene encoding peptide chain release factor 2 (programmed frameshift), which translates to MFEVNPIKTQVQDLSERTAVLRGYLDYDAKKERLEEVNAELEQPGIWNDPEKAQALGKERAALEMVVETIDTMTQGLEDVLGLLELAVEAEDEDTFNEIQPELDELTKKLEALEFRRMFSGEMDPSNAYLDIQAGSGGTEAQDWANIMLRMYLRWADAHGFKAEITELSEGDVAGIKSATIHVQGDYAFGWLRTEIGVHRLVRKSPFDSGGRRHTSFASVFLSPEVDDSVNIEINPADLRIDVYRASGAGGQHVNRTESAVRITHLPTNTVVACQQGRSQHQNKDYAMKQLKAKLYELEMQKRMAEQQKLEESKSDIGWGSQIRSYVLDDSRIKDLRTGVETRNTQAVLDGDLDRFIEASLKAGL; encoded by the exons ATGTTTGAAGTGAACCCGATCAAGACCCAAGTGCAGGACCTGTCTGAGCGGACAGCTGTTCTTAGGGGGTACCTT GACTACGACGCCAAGAAAGAGCGTCTAGAAGAGGTCAACGCCGAACTGGAACAGCCCGGCATCTGGAACGATCCGGAAAAAGCCCAGGCCCTGGGTAAGGAACGCGCCGCCCTGGAAATGGTGGTGGAAACCATCGACACCATGACCCAAGGCCTGGAAGACGTGCTGGGCCTGTTGGAGCTGGCCGTCGAAGCCGAAGACGAAGACACCTTCAACGAAATTCAGCCGGAGCTGGACGAGCTGACCAAGAAGCTCGAAGCCCTGGAATTCCGCCGCATGTTCTCCGGCGAGATGGACCCGTCCAACGCCTATCTCGACATCCAGGCCGGCTCCGGCGGTACCGAAGCCCAGGACTGGGCCAACATCATGCTGCGCATGTACCTGCGCTGGGCCGACGCCCACGGCTTCAAGGCCGAGATCACCGAACTGTCCGAAGGGGACGTGGCCGGCATCAAGTCCGCCACCATCCATGTGCAGGGCGACTACGCCTTCGGTTGGCTGCGTACCGAGATCGGCGTGCATCGCCTGGTGCGCAAATCCCCCTTCGACTCCGGCGGCCGCCGCCATACGTCTTTTGCGTCCGTGTTCCTGAGCCCGGAAGTGGATGACTCGGTGAATATCGAGATCAACCCGGCGGACCTGCGGATCGACGTCTACCGCGCCTCCGGTGCCGGTGGTCAGCACGTCAACAGGACCGAGTCGGCGGTGCGGATCACCCACTTGCCCACCAACACCGTAGTGGCGTGCCAGCAGGGCCGGTCCCAGCACCAGAACAAGGACTACGCCATGAAGCAGCTCAAGGCCAAGCTCTACGAGCTGGAGATGCAGAAGCGCATGGCCGAGCAGCAGAAGCTGGAAGAGTCCAAGTCCGACATCGGCTGGGGCAGCCAGATCCGCTCCTACGTGCTGGACGACTCCCGCATCAAGGACCTGCGTACCGGTGTGGAAACCCGCAACACCCAGGCGGTGTTGGACGGCGACCTGGATCGTTTTATCGAAGCCAGCCTCAAGGCCGGCCTCTAA
- a CDS encoding FAD-dependent monooxygenase, translated as MKEVPVIILGGSLVGLCASVFLSWRGVANVVIEKHGASLAHPRAMGFTERTLEYFRMVGLADEVPQIPADARLRRVKAESLFGSWHQESLWTPGQAVVTESLSPCTGAAIAQDKLEPLLRERAVELGSELWLGWEMLDFQQGQDQVTLRVRKAGSGEVQSIRGAYLIAADGAKSAVREALGIGRQGCGALQKVRSVIFSCPAADAMLAKGVQQFDISQPGLDAFLTSYGDGRWVLMFTDDKARNDAELTDAIARALGKAVPFSIITTGQWQLAGLIADSYQQGRVFLAGDAAHQLPPTRGGFGANTGIEDVANLSWKLAWVLAGRSSPALLDSYNPERQPIGWLRHQQTFARPDYARYLAQPLHCPLLGEKAMELGQLYRSAVVLGAGDELPAAQHPQDWAGQPGVRAPHLWLGNNQSSLDWFGYGFVLVAPDGRWRDIGDTAARQLRLALPVQGTELGSDDKAALGKAFGLESGAALVRPDGIIAWRCREMPADAVRVLREAWQQAACLS; from the coding sequence ATGAAAGAAGTCCCTGTCATTATCCTCGGCGGCAGCCTGGTCGGGCTCTGTGCCTCGGTGTTTTTATCCTGGCGCGGCGTGGCCAATGTGGTGATTGAAAAGCACGGGGCCAGCCTGGCCCACCCCAGGGCCATGGGCTTTACCGAGCGAACTCTGGAGTACTTTCGCATGGTCGGCTTGGCCGACGAGGTGCCTCAGATACCGGCCGATGCCAGGCTCAGAAGGGTCAAGGCCGAAAGCCTCTTTGGCTCCTGGCACCAGGAAAGCCTGTGGACACCTGGGCAGGCCGTGGTCACAGAATCACTGTCGCCCTGTACCGGTGCCGCCATCGCTCAGGACAAGCTGGAACCCCTGTTGCGTGAGCGTGCCGTGGAGCTGGGTAGCGAGCTGTGGCTGGGCTGGGAGATGCTGGATTTTCAGCAAGGCCAGGACCAGGTCACCTTGCGGGTGCGCAAGGCCGGCAGCGGCGAGGTGCAGTCCATCCGGGGGGCCTACCTGATCGCCGCCGACGGCGCCAAAAGCGCGGTGCGTGAGGCGCTGGGTATAGGGCGCCAAGGCTGCGGTGCCTTGCAAAAGGTGCGCAGTGTGATCTTTTCCTGCCCGGCAGCCGACGCCATGCTGGCCAAAGGCGTGCAGCAGTTTGATATCAGCCAACCGGGGCTCGACGCCTTTCTGACGTCCTACGGTGATGGCCGCTGGGTGCTGATGTTCACCGACGACAAGGCTCGCAACGACGCCGAGCTGACCGACGCCATAGCCAGAGCCCTGGGCAAGGCAGTGCCCTTTAGCATCATCACCACAGGCCAATGGCAGCTTGCGGGGCTTATCGCCGACAGCTATCAGCAGGGAAGGGTGTTTTTGGCCGGTGACGCCGCCCACCAGTTGCCGCCGACCCGTGGCGGCTTTGGTGCCAATACCGGCATCGAGGACGTGGCCAACTTGAGCTGGAAGCTGGCCTGGGTGCTGGCCGGCCGGTCGTCGCCGGCGCTGCTGGACAGCTACAACCCAGAGCGGCAGCCTATAGGTTGGCTGCGCCATCAGCAGACCTTCGCCCGCCCCGACTATGCCAGGTATCTGGCCCAACCTCTCCATTGCCCCCTGCTGGGCGAGAAGGCCATGGAGCTGGGCCAATTGTATCGCTCGGCCGTGGTCCTTGGGGCCGGTGACGAGCTGCCGGCTGCGCAGCATCCTCAGGATTGGGCCGGCCAGCCCGGCGTCAGGGCGCCGCACCTGTGGCTTGGCAATAACCAGTCCAGTCTCGACTGGTTTGGATATGGCTTTGTACTGGTGGCGCCGGATGGCCGTTGGCGCGACATTGGCGACACCGCTGCCCGGCAATTGCGGTTGGCATTGCCGGTTCAAGGGACTGAACTAGGCAGTGATGACAAGGCGGCGCTTGGTAAGGCCTTTGGCCTTGAAAGCGGCGCCGCTCTGGTGCGCCCCGACGGTATCATCGCCTGGCGCTGCCGAGAGATGCCTGCCGATGCGGTCAGGGTATTACGGGAGGCCTGGCAGCAAGCGGCATGTCTCAGCTAA
- the fldB gene encoding flavodoxin FldB, protein MRIGLFYGSTNCHTEMVAEKIRDVIGAELVELNNLKDVPVALMADYDLLILGIPTWDFGQLQEDWEDQWDALDSVELDGKVIALFGMGDQLGYGDWFLDAMGILKEKLAQHQVSFIGAWPNQGYDFEASKALNEDGSQFVGLALDDDNQWKETDPRLQAWCVQILEEYAAQIG, encoded by the coding sequence ATGCGTATCGGCCTTTTTTACGGCTCCACCAATTGCCACACCGAGATGGTCGCAGAAAAGATCCGCGACGTCATCGGCGCGGAGCTGGTGGAACTCAACAACCTCAAAGACGTGCCCGTCGCCCTGATGGCCGATTACGATCTGCTGATCCTCGGCATTCCCACCTGGGATTTCGGCCAGCTCCAGGAAGACTGGGAAGATCAGTGGGACGCCCTGGACAGCGTCGAGCTGGACGGCAAGGTCATAGCCCTCTTCGGCATGGGCGACCAGCTCGGCTACGGCGACTGGTTCCTGGACGCCATGGGCATACTCAAGGAAAAGCTGGCCCAGCACCAGGTGAGCTTCATCGGTGCCTGGCCCAACCAGGGCTACGACTTCGAGGCGTCCAAGGCCCTCAATGAGGACGGCAGCCAGTTCGTGGGCCTGGCCCTGGACGACGACAACCAGTGGAAGGAAACGGACCCGCGGCTCCAGGCCTGGTGCGTGCAGATACTGGAAGAATACGCGGCCCAGATTGGCTAA
- the xerD gene encoding site-specific tyrosine recombinase XerD, producing MAKSLPPYQPFLDHLLLVERLSARTIDSYGRDLKALNDWAQGQGLALEQLDTEALRCHLDWRASAGYKASSTARLMTAAKRYYGFLLQEKQRGDDPTAPLLRPRLARPLPKSISEADVEALLAAPNLEDPLGLRDKAMLELLYAAGLRISELVGLSRDCVNLRQGLVRVIGKGDKERIVPMGEEALHWLDQYLKYGRPELIRDGDVLFPSQRGQQMTRQTFWHRIKLHGQVAGLKSDLSPHTLRHAFATHLVNHGADLRVVQMLLGHADLSTTQIYTQVARERLKRFHEQHHPRG from the coding sequence ATAGCAAAAAGCCTCCCCCCGTATCAGCCCTTTCTGGACCACCTGCTGCTGGTGGAAAGGCTGTCGGCCCGCACCATCGACTCCTACGGCCGGGATCTCAAGGCCCTCAACGACTGGGCCCAAGGCCAGGGTCTGGCCCTGGAGCAGCTGGATACGGAGGCGCTGCGCTGCCACCTGGACTGGCGGGCCAGCGCCGGTTACAAGGCATCATCCACCGCCAGGCTGATGACGGCGGCCAAGCGTTACTACGGCTTCCTGCTCCAGGAAAAGCAGCGCGGCGACGACCCCACGGCGCCGCTGCTGCGGCCCCGCCTGGCAAGGCCATTGCCCAAGAGCATCAGCGAGGCCGACGTGGAGGCGCTGCTGGCGGCTCCCAACCTCGAAGACCCCCTGGGCCTTAGGGACAAGGCCATGCTGGAGCTGCTCTATGCCGCCGGCCTTCGCATCAGTGAACTGGTGGGGCTGAGCCGTGATTGCGTCAACCTGCGCCAGGGCCTGGTGCGGGTCATCGGCAAGGGCGACAAGGAGCGCATAGTGCCCATGGGGGAGGAAGCCCTCCATTGGCTGGACCAATACCTCAAATACGGCAGGCCCGAGCTTATCCGGGACGGCGACGTGCTCTTTCCTTCCCAGCGCGGCCAGCAGATGACCCGCCAGACCTTCTGGCACCGCATCAAGCTCCACGGCCAGGTCGCCGGGCTCAAGTCCGACTTGTCGCCCCACACCCTGCGCCACGCCTTTGCCACCCACCTCGTCAACCACGGCGCCGACCTGCGGGTGGTGCAGATGTTGCTGGGCCATGCCGACCTCTCCACCACCCAGATCTACACCCAGGTGGCCCGGGAACGGCTCAAGCGCTTTCATGAGCAGCATCATCCCCGCGGTTAG